The genomic segment GAACGCCCTGGCGCCGCACTGGACTTCCTCAGCGCCATCGGCAGCCGCTGGAACATCTCGATGTTTCACTACCGCAACCACGGCGCCGCCTATGGACGCGTGCTGTGCGGCCTGCAGGTGCCGCGCGGCGAATGGACCGCCTGCCGCGAAGCGCTCAACACGCTGGGCTACCCGTGGTGGTCCGAGTCCGACAATCCGGCGTATCCGCTGTTTTTGGGGACGGAGTCCGCACGGTGAATGTCCACCAGGCCCCGGCTCGTTTGCCCTGCTGCCTCTGCCCGGAAGGTGTCGAGGTTTCTACGGGGCAAGAATAAGATGGTGTTCAGCGTATGGGAGTCCCGTTCGGACGCCTCTCGAACCCGATTCGAGAGCTTTGGTAGGCACAACAAACACTAAGTGGAGTTCACTATGATTATTCGTAACCTGTTGATTGCGCTTGTTTTGAGCATGGGGCTGGGCGTTGCGGCATGTCAGAAAGCCGAAGAAACACCAATGGAAAAAGCCACCGACGCATTCGGTGATGCCACCGACACCCGTGACAACGAAGAGCTGAAGGATGCTGGTGAAGACGCGGAAGACGCGATGGAAAATGCCGGTGACGCTGTTGAAGAAGCCGTGGAAGACTAGTCGCACCCACGCGGCATCACATCACAAAAAACCCGGGCATGGCCCGGGTTTTTTTGTGCGTCATGCGGATTGGGTGGCCTTGACCCATTTTTCTCCACGCCTGACGTTTGGGCATAAGCCGCCACCTGAAAGGGCCGCTGAGCATGCATAAATGCTTATGCCTATTCTTCTGCGTTCTTGTCCTCTAGTTTTGGTATTGGCGTTCCGCTCGGGAGCTCTTCCGCCCTAGCTTGAGTCTGCCAAACAATGCGCGATATTTCGGTGATGCGATCTACAAAAGGTTTCGCATCCTTTCCTAACTTTCCAAAGACAACACCAGCATCGCCTATTAGCCCCCAAAAACGGTCAAGATCGGAGACCTTTTTATGCAATTCTGACTGCAGCCTCTCAAGTCTCTTGAGAACTCTGTGGCGATGCTCGTCTTCGAGATGTGTGGATGCTGAAACCATATCCCTTAGCTCATTAATCAATCGCTGAACTTCATCAAGGTCGCCCTGTGAGAATTCATAGTGGAATCGTGCCCCCAAAGTGGCTGTAAATCTTGCCTTGGCACTTTGGTGCTTTGCCAGTGACTGCTCTGCCGAGAACAGCCGCTTCACCTCCATGAGGAAATTCAAAATCTGTCGACAATCTTGAATAATGTCGCCAAAGAGCTCGGGAGGATGGATTGGGCACTCTATGATATTTGCTTCTATAAGACTCTCAATCAATGCTGATGCCTCAATCAGCACTTCATACTCGCGCTCGGTCCATTCGTTACCCATGCCGTCCAGTGCGTTTTCCGCAAGCTCACATATGCGAACGGTGCCAGTAATTGGCTCGGCAGAAACGCTATTGATGAGCTCTTCTGTGTAGATCATCTAATCTCTCCTAGGAAGGATAATGCTCTACCACATCCGCAAGACCTTCACCGTGTGCTCAGCCTCAACGATTTGGTAAACGAGTCGATGTTGAATATTGATGCGCCGGGAGTAAGCACCGGCTAGATCGCCGACTAGTTTTTCGTATGGTGGAGGGGTTTGCAGCGGGTTTTTGGCAAGTACGGACAAGAGCGACTGAGCCTTGTCCTTCATACCGGCAGAGCCGAGATTGCGTGCGTCTTTTTGGACTTGTTTGGTAAAGACGACGCGCCAACTCACCAGTTGATCTCTTCGGCACAAGACGTGATCGGTTCGGCCATGCCGGACTTGATGGATTCGCGCATGCCGGGCACCGACAACAGAAACAGCGTTTCCTGGATGGCGGCCCAGTCCTCCTCCGCGACGAGCACCGCATTGTGGCGCTTGCCTGAGATGAGGATGGGTTGATGGGACGCAGCCGTCTCATCCATCAGACGATAAAGATTGGCGCGGGCCTCGCTGGCGGTCAGGGTGGTGCTCATGAGAATCTCCAAGCTCGGCATGCATCGTACGCCTAAACGTACGAAAAATATAAGGCGCTTGGGCCGAACAGCGGAGACGCTCAGCCCGTCTCCCCGAACAGCTCCCGCCCGATCAACATGCGCCGTATCTCCGACGTGCCCGCGCCAATCTCGTACAGCTTGGCGTCGCGCCACAGCCGCCCGGTGGCGTAGTCGTTGATGTAGCCGTTGCCGCCCAGCGCCTGGATCGCCTGGCCGGCCATCCACGTGGCCTTTTCGGCGGAATAGAGAATCGCGCCCGCCGCATCCTTGCGGGTGGTCTCGCCACGGTCGCAGGCCTTGGCCACCGCGTACACATAGGCACGGCTGACATTGAGGCCTACGTACATGTCAGCGAGCTTGCCCTGCATGAGCTGGAATTCGCCGATGGCCTGGCCGAACTGTTTGCGCTCGTGCACGTAGGGCACCACCACGTCCAGACAGGCCTGCATTAGTCCCAACGGGCCGCCGGAGAGCACCACGCGCTCGTAGTCAAGACCTGACATCAGCACGTTGACGCCACGCCCCACGGCGCCGAGCACGTTTTCTTCGGGTACTTCGCAGTCTTCGAAAACCAGTTCGCAGGTGTTGGAGCCACGCATGCCCAGCTTGTCGAGCTTCTGCGCTGTGCTGAAACCGGCAAAGCCCTTTTCGATGATGAAGGCGGTGATGCCGCGCGGTCCGGCATGGGTGTCAGTCTTGGCATAGACGACCAGCGTGTCGGCGTCCGGCCCGTTGGTGATCCACATCTTGTTGCCGTTGAGCACGTAATGATCGCCACGCTTGTCGGCGCGCAGCTTCATGCTGACCACGTCGGAGCCCGAGCCTGCTTCGCTCATGGCCAGCGCGCCCACGTGTTCGCCGCTGATCAGCTTGGGCAGGTATTTGGCCTTTTGTGCCGCGTTGCCATTCTTGTCGAGCTGGTTCACGCACAGGTTGGAGTGCGCGCCGTAGGACAATCCGATGCTGCCCGACGCGCGGGAGATTTCTTCCATCACCACCGTGTGGGCCAGATACCCCAAGCCCAGGCCGCCGACGTCCGGGCTGGCGGTGATGCCGAGCACGCCCAGCTCGCCGAGCTTCTTCCACAGCGGCGCGGGGAAGGCGTTTTCGCGGTCGGTCCGTTCGGCCAGCGGGGTGATTTCGCGGCGGGCGAAGTCGGCAACAGCGTCGCGCAGGCTGTCGAGGTCGGGGCCAAGGTCAAAGTTCATCGTGGACATGCGGGCTCTCATCTTCGGCTGTGGTTTGACGCAGCGGGTTCGTGGAATAGGTCCGGTCTGCGCGTGCGCGGTCAGGTTTCGGGTGCAAGCGAGTGTGGCGAGCATCCCATGGTGCCGCAACGCGACGGTCGTTGGTTGCTCCACTTTGGTGGCTGACGGGACCCATGTAGGCCGTGACCTGCATGGGTTCAAGGCATTTCAGGACAGGTGTGCACCGGGTATTGCGGTTATAATTGAACGATCAGTTTATTCATGAACAGCGATGGCGGCTCAGCCGACCGTCGTCGTCCCCCAGCGCAGACCAAGGTTGAATTAATGATTGTGAAGTTGACACTGGCGGCCTCCGCCCTGCTTGCCTCCACGTGCGTGCTGGCACAGCCCCCGCCGTTGGTTATTGGCCCGCTGAATCTGCCGCGCGCCGCACCGATGGGCCTGGTTGAGCCCAATGTCGTCGGCGGACTGCTGGTGACCACCTTGGACGTGGCCCCGGCGCTTCCCGGCCTGGGGTCGTTGTCGTCAGTGGTGCCGCGTCTTGATGCCTTTCAGCCGCTGCCGCTGGACACGTCGCCGCTGACCGGTCTGGTCGACACCTTGGTGTTGCCGTTGGCCCCGCCGAAGCCGTAAGAGACGTCTGACGCGCCAACGCGCAGCACTTGTGGGGCGCTCTGGTGTCAACCGGCTGAGGCCGAGAATTGACGCTAGGCCGCCAGCCGCCCTTCGTCGCGCAGCTTGTTGAGGTGCATGCGGATGTTCATCGCCGCCAGCGGTTCCAGCCGTGGGTCGAGGCCCACATAAAGCTGCGGCAGCATCTCGGCGACGCTCTGGCCTTGCTCGCTGAGGGCCAGAATTTGCGCCTCGCGCTGCTTGCGGTGATCCAGCGTCGCCTTGATGCGATAAGTGCCGCCCATCGCCATGCCGTGCGACGGCAGCACCACGGCCGGGTCGAGGTCGATGACGCGCTGCATTGACGCAAAGTAGTCGGCCATGTT from the Polycyclovorans algicola TG408 genome contains:
- a CDS encoding Txe/YoeB family addiction module toxin; this encodes MSWRVVFTKQVQKDARNLGSAGMKDKAQSLLSVLAKNPLQTPPPYEKLVGDLAGAYSRRINIQHRLVYQIVEAEHTVKVLRMW
- a CDS encoding type II toxin-antitoxin system Phd/YefM family antitoxin, producing the protein MSTTLTASEARANLYRLMDETAASHQPILISGKRHNAVLVAEEDWAAIQETLFLLSVPGMRESIKSGMAEPITSCAEEINW
- a CDS encoding isovaleryl-CoA dehydrogenase, whose product is MSTMNFDLGPDLDSLRDAVADFARREITPLAERTDRENAFPAPLWKKLGELGVLGITASPDVGGLGLGYLAHTVVMEEISRASGSIGLSYGAHSNLCVNQLDKNGNAAQKAKYLPKLISGEHVGALAMSEAGSGSDVVSMKLRADKRGDHYVLNGNKMWITNGPDADTLVVYAKTDTHAGPRGITAFIIEKGFAGFSTAQKLDKLGMRGSNTCELVFEDCEVPEENVLGAVGRGVNVLMSGLDYERVVLSGGPLGLMQACLDVVVPYVHERKQFGQAIGEFQLMQGKLADMYVGLNVSRAYVYAVAKACDRGETTRKDAAGAILYSAEKATWMAGQAIQALGGNGYINDYATGRLWRDAKLYEIGAGTSEIRRMLIGRELFGETG